cgagcgacgcatgcgaagtaagaacagcagcgaaagaaggggcaagactagcactggctaacagccctctattccatcgtgtgccactccacttccggcaaagggagactacgaagggtagtaccactacctcccagtcccaacagggactcgataccccaatccacgcgccgcagcaaactgcacagcgcacgacgatatatcgggcagcacctacatcgaatcggacggtgatcgcatcgcatccgacagagaacgcacctcatccgacagagaacgcatcgcatccgacaaaagaaattcggaggatgtatacaaaggttggggtggagaagccccaacgaagaaaggagcccagccatgtgatgcgaactagatcgagaacgtcggaggatgacgatctacctatcataccagaggagctcgctgaaactgcctcagcagtaagccagtcggctcgctctttgaggtcacagaaccaagagactatgcagttcatgacagatccggagaaacagctccagacgtcatataagaagaggaggatgacagcaccagctgatgatatggcggaggactacgttatggatgaacaaccccgaacgactcggcgataccaactggtacgacacaaagttgctgaaatcgacgaagatgcggaagaggagttccatgatgcgtcggagcacagtgatgatccaggaacagacaccaacaacaccaccacatctcaatgaattacttccaaataattcaatacaatgcacacaacgcccatccagtcatggcctcatttctgtcagacaaagcagtccagaaagcggatgtgattgcggttcaggaaccctggatcaactctcaatcaacaacaacccactacccaaacaaggccacccaccaactagtcttcccgaaggagttggaaggtgaacgagccagggtctgtctgttcgtgtcgaaacggatcgatccaggttcctggtcatgcaagacggtgtcgaaaggataccagctgctgaaactgcggaggaaccatctagatgggtggacagacctctttatgcataacatatataacaacgacgatggtgaaacggtggaaaagctcaatagagagcttgcccagagaccatacgcagaacatatcctgatcggggacatgaacctacaccacccaacgtggagtggaataggttccaaagcgaaagcgaccgcagcagcagagagacttttagatatcgcggggattcataatctgtcactgacgacagagactggatcaccgacatggcgaagaaacgagcaggcatcggtcctagatctcacctttgtcagtaacacactagcagagagggtggttgaatgccaggtcggtaccgatcatgggtcggatcactacccagtagtgacaacaatcgacatcggtaccccgccatacgaaccaccaaagaggagaaactggaaggccacagacgacaagaagctgatagaattcatcgagcgacaactcaccaacaccaccaccaacacgaataataccaccaccaccaataccaccaccaacccccaaaacctcacaacagccgacgatgtggaggctgagtgccaagcattcatccaaatcatcaacgacgcagtcgatatctctacaccatgggcgatcccttcgcagtgggcaaatcccagcttcacaccagagtgtcaggaagcagtcaaagaagttcgacagctccgccgtcgacacgaacggacaggggacccttacgacaaagagctatacaaagcagcacgaaaccggaagacccggctgatcaagatcgcgctccgtcgataccaccgccgtaaggtacaggaggttatcgaggagggtcctggcggtatgtggaggatgagcaaatgggcaagaaatcggcagggggcatatgaccagggggtcacgccgtcaatcaagataccagggggactagccgagacagtcgaagagaaagcagctgctttccagcaagctttcttcccagtaccgccaccggcagatctctctgacatcgattcgaaggtgatcaaccatgatccgacggagatcaatcgagggccaatccgcttcccagagatcacacaccaagagatcaaacaggcagtcaaagcatcgccaccagacaaagcgccaggagaggacggccttccgaactccctatggcataagcttattgagataccgacagtactcgacaccatctctcgaatttacaacgcgtgcatacggcttggtaccaacccaacacacttccagaaatcgattacagtggtactacgtaaggctggtaagcgtgactaccagcttgcgaagtcataccggccagttgcgcttcttaatacactcggcaagttcctcgaggcagtggttgcccgacgaattagctacgcagtggaaacatacaaattgcttccggatacccatttcggcgggaggaagggaatctcagtcgaccatgctatccagtcgatcatcggccggatacgaagagcttgggggaaaggcaagatagcaagcatgctactacttgatgtatccggagcgtacgataacgtttctcacgaaaggttactctacaacctccgcaaaaggggactcggtcagctcgcaccttgggtgaaagcattccttacatcccgaagtactagaatccgtataccagaaggggtgtcagagagtatcccaacaccaactggtatcccacaggggtcacctctctctccaatcctttacctaatctacaatgcagatctggtagagggctgtgagggtgtgaagacaagtggatgggtagacgacgttgccttcattgtcatcgggaaggatgagcatgaaaccatctcaaagctgcaaaaggcatgccaatatgccgacgcctgggcagctaggcatgcctcggtgttcgatcctaagaagtatgcccttatccacttcgttaacccggaatctgggggggaagagcacacaccactagtactgcagggcaccacagtacaggccaccacaacagcggagcggtacctcggggtctggctagacccagggttaactttccagcaccaccggcagcaaatgcttgctaaggccggcgtcagtttacaagcactaagaggactgactggctccacatggggagcatctctctccgctatgcgtgctatctaccaagcagtgatgatcccacagatgctcttcggagcagctgcctggcactcaccgctgaccagcacactaagagaacgaagctacgtgaaacaatttgcaaacatccagtcaagggcagcctgtttaatgagcggtgccttcaaaacaactgctagggaggcactggatattgaactgcatttgctacctatgcagcagcagcttgaccggctagtccagttggctgctattcgtatacgtacaggcccggcatacgcagtgccgaaaacaatgctagtggagagaggacacatgcaaaagcaaaggggggggtatacaccgatggaggcccaaacctggaagaagggtggctgcctcactacacccttggggccattggcgagtacttgggagagcaggaaggcatacatccaggcaccatggaccaagccaccaagggtatacattgaggagagagagcgagcaataaacacacacaagcgaaccaccgaacaactctatgcaccagcaaggctctataccgatgggagcgggtatcaaggcggcattggggccgcagtgtacccggcatacccatacaggcggaatgaagccaggctgtgtaatatggggaccgacgacgacgccactgtgtacgctgccgagctacgtgctatcgagatggcattggaagtcatcaaagaaaggttcaatgatgacaacgaatggcgggactgtctggctaagagtggagtggtcatctttacagataaccaggcgacgctcagagccatccaaaacccacgaatgccatctggccaggtatatcttgaaggatgtctccggctgttggaatggtgcaatgataaaatccaggtggaactacgctgggtccccgcacatgaaggcattccggggaatgaggctgcagacatgtatgcaaaagaagcagctaccaccaccgagaccaacattcatgataccaatgccaatgccaacaccaatgccaacaccaatgacaacaccaatgtcaacaccaatgtcaaccacaaccgatctatccggcttgccgccgcagcgagcaagagtgtgaagcgagaatcgacgatcgcgtgggagaaggcatggacaaagggaggatcaaagaggacagcgaggaggacgaggaggatgatcgaggtgccaagcaagtcaaatttgacttattggaagggcctgcggaaagcgacaacatcagttttgatccaactccgcacaggtatcatcggacttgctgaatatctgtccaaaatcaagcgaagcgactcaccgcgctgtcaatgtgacctgggaaaccagagtgtgaagcatgtcttgctggagtgcccgcttctgaaggaactgcggtcggagatggtggaggaattgtttatggagggggtgtcgacaacgcttggagaacaagcaatgttgacagaagtgaaggcagcgccgatcgtggcgaagttcatgatcgcatcgggactcttgggacagtttcagtcagtggactcggtcgccatgggtaaggagcagggggaggaggattcaaaaccgaaaccaacccaagacactgcgaatgttggagaaacagggaacacatcacagtggccgggcgccaggtccgccgaggtcacctcacaccaacgcacatggagaacaacgcacgctgccgatgaagacgaagaagcatggcgccatgacccgaacctattcgtgttcgacctgccggagtgatgcagcaagtagacctggcagtcctggggatacagggactcggtgactcggggagctggatgaagaagtggaggtagagaagtgaagaagtggaaggtgcattgcagagaaagaaggggacactctgcgcccgcggggactacgggaaaccatctacaccgggcagatggattgactttctttacatttcttttgtcttgtttgcattacgccggccggtttgtggccttacttttcaggtggcaggacctcgagaaatcgagtcctgctcacagggtggatctgcatactgggaatgcaccaccatttatcgtcgggagcgggctctgggacgcaacccccgcatagcagcatgtatgtaaagcgagctaaatcgggtcaatgaattcatcatcatcatcatcatcatcattatACTAGGCTAGTGGTTCGATTTGATGCCGGTGGGACATAACATACTATGTAGCTATAGGTAAGTCTTCTCGTTTAGAGTTGTGCATTTCCAAAACCTCGGCTTCGACGATTGAAGGTATTCAATCCCCTTCCGCTGACGACTTTATCAACATCCTACATGAGATAGTCGGCACAATGCGGACACTCCGGGTAGCTCGCTTCAATGGCGCATAAATGATTTCTGGTTGTCTGCTTTCACGCTATTGCTACCCGTTCGTGTAGTTAATCTTCCGCGGTGCTCCTTGTTCCGTGCGACTCACATCCCAATGGCGGCGAGATGAGCTAGTCTCTTTGGGAGTGATACCCTCCAGTATGTCAACTAGCGTGTTTGTTCTCGTAGCTTTGAATCGATTGATCGACTTTATCGCCGGAATAATTACAACATTTGAACGACATTTCAAGTCGACTCGCTGGGTCGCAGGGTACTACTTAAGACGCGCAGCAGTGGGAAACCGCCGTTTCTTATAGAAGAGATTGGATAAAAGCCTTACTCTTGGGTAACATGCTAAGCGATTGAGATAGAGGGATACATTGAATACTATGTTGCAATACATGGTTTAGAAAAGGGTATTGAATTCCAGAAAAAAGCTCGGACTGCCATAATAGGGCTCTCTATGTAAATGCCATACTACCTATGCTTACCTTTCTTGGTATAGGATAGAAaaaagagtgggtttttgTCATTTCAGTCGGTTAGAAAATTAAATGTTCATTGATCATATCCTACCTCGTTGTGCCCATAGATTAGATTTCTGTCATACCAAAAATGGCGAAGTACTGTCATACCGATAAATGCCAAAATTTGTTCTGTGCTGCAGTATGATAGTAGCAAATTCCAGAGATTCCTGTATAACCTGGTTCCATAACTCAGTTGGTTAGAGTGTGATGCTAATAACGTCAAAGTcgagggttcgaccccctCTGGAACCAACcatatttc
The nucleotide sequence above comes from Penicillium digitatum chromosome 1, complete sequence. Encoded proteins:
- a CDS encoding reverse transcriptase gives rise to the protein MASFLSDKAVQKADVIAVQEPWINSQSTTTHYPNKATHQLVFPKELEGERARVCLFVSKRIDPGSWSCKTVSKGYQLLKLRRNHLDGWTDLFMHNIYNNDDGETVEKLNRELAQRPYAEHILIGDMNLHHPTWSGIGSKAKATAAAERLLDIAGIHNLSLTTETGSPTWRRNEQASVLDLTFVSNTLAERVVECQVGTDHGSDHYPVVTTIDIGTPPYEPPKRRNWKATDDKKLIEFIERQLTNTTTNTNNTTTTNTTTNPQNLTTADDVEAECQAFIQIINDAVDISTPWAIPSQWANPSFTPECQEAVKEVRQLRRRHERTGDPYDKELYKAARNRKTRLIKIALRRYHRRKVQEVIEEGPGGMWRMSKWARNRQGAYDQGVTPSIKIPGGLAETVEEKAAAFQQAFFPVPPPADLSDIDSKVINHDPTEINRGPIRFPEITHQEIKQAVKASPPDKAPGEDGLPNSLWHKLIEIPTVLDTISRIYNACIRLDLVEGCEGVKTSGWVDDVAFIVIGKDEHETISKLQKACQYADAWAARHASVFDPKKYALIHFVNPESGGEEHTPLVLQGTTVQATTTAERYLGVWLDPGLTFQHHRQQMLAKAGVSLQALRGLTGSTWGASLSAMRAIYQAVMIPQMLFGAAAWHSPLTSTLRERSYVKQFANIQSRAACLMSGAFKTTAREALDIELHLLPMQQQLDRLVQLAAIRIRTGPAYAVPKTMLVERGHMQKQRGGYTPMEAQTWKKGGCLTTPLGPLASTWESRKAYIQAPWTKPPRVYIEERERAINTHKRTTEQLYAPARLYTDGSGYQGGIGAAVYPAYPYRRNEARLCNMGTDDDATVYAAELRAIEMALEVIKERFNDDNEWRDCLAKSGVVIFTDNQATLRAIQNPRMPSGQVELRWVPAHEGIPGNEAADMYAKEAATTTETNIHDTNANANTNANTNDNTNVNTNVNHNRSIRLAAAASKSVKRESTIAWEKAWTKGGSKRTARRTRRMIEVPSKSNLTYWKGLRKATTSVLIQLRTGIIGLAEYLSKIKRSDSPRCQCDLGNQSVKHVLLECPLLKELRSEMVEELFMEGVSTTLGEQAMLTEVKAAPIVAKFMIASGLLGQFQSVDSVAMGKEQGEEDSKPKPTQDTANVGETGNTSQWPGARSAEVTSHQRTWRTTHAADEDEEAWRHDPNLFVFDLPE